AGGACATAATGAACCTCCGTCTGGCTTTCCGGCATGATGCCCGTGGCGATAAGAGCCTTGTTCAACTCGTCGATATAGCGGCTGTCGTACTGGCAATGGTAGTAGAGTTCCTCGCAAACACGGAGCGGGTTTTCCACGTCCCCGTCATACTTGCGCTTGTACCTCTCGTCGTCCTCTTCGATGACAAACGGACAGTATCTTGCGCCGCGCCCAATGAGTTGCGCCTCGGCGATGGTGCTTGCGCCGGGTTTGCCCTTTGAGGCGTCGCGGGTCTCATAAAGGCGCACGATGTCAAAGAGGTTCAGGACGTCCCATCCCTCATCCAGCTTCTTGACCTCGAAAATGGCTCGATACGGATTGTCTCTGCTTTCCAGCGAGTTAAGCAGCAACTGCCGTTCGCTTGCCTCCTTGTCGTCGTTCACGGAGATACAGTGGTCGGCGCTGAAGTCTTCCCGCAGCTCCTGCGCCAACTCGTCAAAGTCGATGTCCTTTGACGCAAAATACTCCGCCATGCGTTTGACCTCCGCAAGCGGAGAGTTTGCGGCGATGCGTTCCAACATCGAGCCGGAGAGCGTCCGAATCAAGTCGTAAAAGCCTTGCTCAAACTCCTTGCTTTCGGCGATGGTTTTCGACTTGAACAGAACGACGGGCTTGATATAAAGTCGGTGGTCTTGAAACACCTTCAAGCGGTACTGGCTGAACATGAGCGCGGTCAGCATACGGTCCGTGTAGCCGATGTCGGCTCGGATTGCCCGCACCTCTTTGGAATACTTCTCTTCGCGGAATTTGCGAAGCGGGTAATCGAAGATGATTTTATTCTCATACTCGCTCAAGATGAACGGGTTTTGCAGGTCGCAGGTCGCCGTGAATTCCAGCAGGAGATTATCGCGGTTCGCCTCGAAAATGTGGCGCACCGTCATCTCCCAGCTTGCCTTCAAATCCTCCTCGGCTTTATCAACTTTCCCTCTGCGCGTGTCCACATTCAGATGGTGTGCCTCGTCGGCAATCAAAACCGTCTTCGAATCGGCAAAGTCGTCGAAGGACGGGGAATTCTCTTTCGGGAACCACATATCCATGTGAAGCCCCTGCGTTGTCGTGAAGCAGATGTTGACGGCATCGGGGTTCGCGCCTTGGAAGTTGCTCACTTCGTTGACACGTACCGTCTCGCCGTCTATCACAATTTCATCGGCAAACAGATACT
Above is a window of Fusobacteriaceae bacterium DNA encoding:
- a CDS encoding DEAD/DEAH box helicase family protein gives rise to the protein MDSIRDFSPIAYKELPDYIPQNLNRAFELRPYQEDAFRNFITFYESDKRPNPTQVLFHMATGSGKTLIMAGLIIYLYKRGYRNFLFFVNLDNIVKKTKDNFLNAASAKYLFADEIVIDGETVRVNEVSNFQGANPDAVNICFTTTQGLHMDMWFPKENSPSFDDFADSKTVLIADEAHHLNVDTRRGKVDKAEEDLKASWEMTVRHIFEANRDNLLLEFTATCDLQNPFILSEYENKIIFDYPLRKFREEKYSKEVRAIRADIGYTDRMLTALMFSQYRLKVFQDHRLYIKPVVLFKSKTIAESKEFEQGFYDLIRTLSGSMLERIAANSPLAEVKRMAEYFASKDIDFDELAQELREDFSADHCISVNDDKEASERQLLLNSLESRDNPYRAIFEVKKLDEGWDVLNLFDIVRLYETRDASKGKPGASTIAEAQLIGRGARYCPFVIEEDDERYKRKYDGDVENPLRVCEELYYHCQYDSRYIDELNKALIATGIMPESQTEVHYVL